In one Spirosoma rigui genomic region, the following are encoded:
- the ftsZ gene encoding cell division protein FtsZ: MLSQGYRFEIPDDKTTIIKVVGVGGMGGNAVKHMHNIDMKDVDFAVCNTDRQALMSNPVPTKLQLGDGLGAGTEAKAGEDAARASIDEIRSLLAPPTKMVFITAGMGGGTGTGAAPVVAEVAREMGLLTVAVVTAPYWYEGTDKKEQAREGIEKLKKSCDTVLVVLNDKLAELYSELTWTEAYAHADDVLANAVKSIAEIITTQGDINADFADVKKVLEQAGQSVMGSAEAAGEDRALRAIEAALNSPLLNDHDIRGAKRILLTISSSREHAMRLKEQMAISEHVAKKIQAEARMFKFGAITDESLKDNLRVTIIAAGFDGTTTLMDQLKGTLDPDVNLDSSSDAELSDTPEGFIVEEGTDILVPVDMDGDDVPMPVGVTDKVQEKETTMTGPGGITINRPDSMPGMGVRPNADDDSDTLVMDDEDRPSDMDLIRKTVDAFVKGAYVTTDLDRPTFERNKTLLYALPMLPEHEFVRSKLND, encoded by the coding sequence ATGCTTAGTCAGGGCTATAGATTCGAAATACCGGACGACAAGACGACCATAATTAAGGTCGTCGGCGTGGGCGGCATGGGCGGCAACGCCGTGAAGCACATGCACAACATCGACATGAAGGATGTAGACTTCGCCGTCTGCAACACTGATCGGCAGGCGCTGATGAGCAACCCCGTGCCCACTAAATTGCAGCTGGGTGATGGGTTGGGCGCCGGTACCGAAGCTAAAGCCGGCGAAGATGCGGCCCGCGCCAGCATCGATGAAATTCGCAGCCTGCTGGCTCCCCCCACCAAAATGGTTTTTATTACGGCTGGTATGGGTGGAGGTACCGGTACGGGTGCCGCACCCGTCGTGGCTGAAGTAGCCCGCGAAATGGGCTTGCTGACGGTAGCCGTCGTGACGGCTCCCTACTGGTATGAAGGAACCGACAAAAAGGAGCAGGCCCGGGAGGGTATTGAAAAGCTCAAAAAAAGCTGCGATACCGTACTGGTTGTGCTGAACGATAAACTGGCGGAGCTGTACAGCGAACTGACATGGACGGAAGCATACGCCCATGCTGATGATGTACTGGCCAATGCCGTGAAAAGCATCGCCGAAATCATTACCACCCAGGGCGACATCAACGCTGACTTTGCCGACGTGAAGAAAGTGCTTGAGCAGGCAGGACAGTCGGTAATGGGATCGGCGGAGGCTGCCGGTGAAGACCGGGCGCTGCGGGCTATCGAGGCTGCCCTTAACTCACCCCTGCTGAACGACCACGATATACGCGGAGCAAAACGAATTCTGCTCACAATCTCGTCGAGCCGCGAGCATGCCATGCGGCTGAAAGAACAGATGGCTATTTCGGAACACGTAGCCAAGAAAATTCAGGCCGAAGCCCGGATGTTCAAATTCGGTGCCATCACCGATGAGTCACTGAAAGATAACCTTCGGGTAACGATCATTGCCGCCGGTTTCGACGGAACCACGACGCTGATGGATCAGCTCAAAGGAACGCTGGACCCGGATGTTAACCTGGACAGCAGCAGTGACGCTGAGCTTTCCGATACGCCGGAGGGATTCATCGTGGAGGAAGGTACCGATATACTGGTGCCTGTCGATATGGACGGCGATGACGTGCCGATGCCCGTAGGCGTAACGGATAAAGTACAGGAAAAAGAAACGACCATGACTGGTCCGGGCGGTATCACCATTAACCGGCCCGATTCGATGCCTGGTATGGGCGTGCGCCCTAACGCCGACGATGACAGCGATACGCTCGTGATGGACGACGAAGATCGGCCGAGCGATATGGATTTGATTCGTAAAACAGTAGACGCTTTTGTGAAAGGAGCATACGTAACAACCGATCTCGACCGGCCAACGTTCGAACGAAACAAGACCCTGCTTTACGCGCTGCCTATGCTTCCTGAGCATGAGTTTGTGCGCTCCAAATTAAATGACTAG
- the ftsA gene encoding cell division protein FtsA, which translates to MTTVGVDDKIVVGLDIGSTKVCAVAGRVVRNNKDQETLEVLGVGETQLTDGVAKGSVVNVNNTVNAIKRAVAEASNQSNINIQLVNVSFSGSHVLSVKASGNITRSSSGDEVQIEDIDHLVSDMYRNRSSIPADKEIVHALPMDFMVDNETNVQQPVGRNGVKLGADFQLITAQSNATRNVRKCITRNNLQQETMMLSALASGLAVLTDEEKYAGVAIVDIGGGTTEMAIYYRNILRHVAVFPWAGNSLTSDIQAGCKILPNQAEQLKKRFGSANPSEYNLNEVVAVPGLSNRKPKDVLLKNVAVIMEDRLREIAALVQAEIIRSGYEGKLLGGLVLTGGTALVPGVEHIFGRVTGVEEVRVGFPEHLEPNGRADLVGDPAYATAVGLVWAGYKTIDNRISFISDPTRAAYNEEPVVPVSRPAYTPPQPVVREKAPEKEPEESGIMAWIRRVTKPIRGNETDPY; encoded by the coding sequence ATGACGACTGTAGGTGTTGACGATAAAATTGTAGTTGGCCTGGACATCGGTAGCACGAAAGTGTGTGCTGTGGCAGGCCGGGTAGTACGGAATAACAAAGATCAGGAAACGCTCGAAGTACTGGGCGTGGGTGAAACACAACTGACCGACGGTGTCGCGAAAGGCTCCGTTGTCAATGTCAACAACACGGTCAACGCGATTAAACGGGCCGTCGCCGAAGCGTCGAACCAATCGAATATCAATATTCAATTGGTTAATGTCAGCTTCAGCGGCTCGCACGTGCTGTCGGTTAAAGCCAGCGGTAACATCACCCGTTCCTCGTCGGGCGACGAAGTACAGATCGAAGATATCGATCACCTGGTGAGCGATATGTACCGAAACCGCTCGTCGATCCCGGCCGATAAAGAGATCGTTCACGCGCTGCCCATGGATTTCATGGTCGATAATGAAACCAATGTTCAGCAACCCGTGGGGCGGAACGGCGTAAAACTCGGTGCCGATTTTCAACTGATTACGGCCCAGTCGAACGCAACCCGTAACGTCCGGAAGTGCATCACCCGCAACAACTTGCAGCAGGAGACGATGATGCTTTCGGCCTTGGCGTCGGGTCTGGCTGTATTGACCGATGAGGAAAAATACGCGGGTGTAGCCATCGTGGACATTGGTGGTGGCACAACCGAAATGGCCATTTACTACCGGAATATTCTGCGGCATGTTGCTGTATTTCCCTGGGCCGGCAACAGCCTGACATCCGATATTCAAGCGGGCTGCAAGATTCTGCCAAACCAGGCTGAACAGCTCAAAAAGCGGTTTGGCAGCGCAAACCCATCGGAATACAACCTCAACGAAGTCGTAGCTGTGCCGGGCCTGAGTAACCGCAAACCCAAAGATGTACTGCTGAAAAACGTAGCGGTCATCATGGAAGACCGGTTGCGGGAAATAGCGGCTCTGGTACAGGCCGAAATTATCCGGTCGGGCTACGAAGGTAAACTGCTGGGTGGCCTGGTGCTAACCGGCGGAACCGCCCTCGTTCCGGGCGTAGAACACATTTTCGGGCGCGTAACGGGTGTGGAAGAGGTGCGCGTGGGTTTTCCCGAGCACCTGGAGCCCAATGGCCGTGCCGACTTAGTCGGTGATCCGGCTTACGCTACGGCGGTAGGACTGGTCTGGGCGGGCTACAAGACTATCGATAACCGGATTTCGTTTATCAGTGACCCTACCCGGGCCGCTTACAACGAAGAGCCGGTTGTTCCGGTGTCGCGTCCGGCTTATACGCCACCACAACCAGTTGTCCGCGAAAAAGCCCCCGAAAAAGAACCGGAAGAGAGTGGCATTATGGCCTGGATACGGCGTGTAACGAAGCCAATTAGGGGTAACGAAACCGATCCCTATTAA
- a CDS encoding cell division protein FtsQ/DivIB → MFSTFKSARKWLFAVVGLFGLLSLIAFTEIRHGQKRVQSVLIRLDQVDGHRFLTKRDVTGYLTNEGADPVIGKAYTDMDLRRLEKRLKRHGLVQSCQVSRDLSGNLLVTIEQPRPLARLVTLDGSDEVKQVSGQYISETGRYFPISMNYSARVPVLTGRYFSVNRSLASERNRTLLTLLKQIQDDPFWRAQITEISVNELGDVTMWPQMGNHQIDFGPPVDLDAKFKKLKLFYTDVLPAKGWDRYSRVSVQYRNQIVCE, encoded by the coding sequence ATGTTTTCTACCTTTAAATCAGCCAGAAAATGGCTGTTCGCTGTCGTAGGGCTTTTTGGCTTGCTTAGTCTGATCGCTTTTACGGAAATACGACACGGCCAAAAGCGGGTTCAGTCGGTGCTTATCCGGCTGGATCAGGTTGACGGTCACCGGTTTCTGACGAAGCGTGACGTGACGGGGTACCTGACCAACGAAGGAGCTGATCCGGTGATTGGAAAGGCATATACCGACATGGATCTGCGCCGACTGGAAAAACGGCTGAAGCGGCATGGACTCGTCCAAAGCTGCCAGGTGTCGCGGGACTTGTCGGGAAATCTGCTGGTGACTATTGAACAGCCACGGCCGCTGGCCCGGCTGGTAACGCTGGATGGTAGTGATGAAGTGAAGCAAGTTTCGGGCCAGTATATCAGTGAAACGGGACGATATTTTCCCATTTCGATGAACTACTCGGCGCGGGTGCCGGTGTTGACAGGGCGTTATTTCTCGGTGAACCGGTCATTGGCGAGTGAGCGCAACCGGACGTTGCTGACATTGCTGAAGCAGATCCAGGATGATCCGTTCTGGCGGGCGCAGATAACCGAGATATCGGTGAATGAGCTGGGCGACGTAACGATGTGGCCTCAGATGGGCAACCATCAAATCGACTTCGGCCCGCCAGTTGATCTGGATGCCAAGTTTAAGAAATTGAAATTGTTTTATACGGACGTTTTACCGGCGAAAGGTTGGGACCGCTATAGCCGGGTGAGCGTCCAATATCGAAATCAAATCGTGTGCGAATGA
- the murC gene encoding UDP-N-acetylmuramate--L-alanine ligase, protein MTLDQFKYIYFLGIGGIGMSALARWFGVNGYTVAGYDKTPSALTQALEAEGMVIHFTEDVDQIPAPFRENPAQTLVIYTPAVPKTHAEYIYLTEQGFVLQKRSQVLGLLAGQMKTVAIAGTHGKTTTSSMVAHILRHAGVNCAAFLGGITNNYGTNFLLNEPSDDLKSVVCVVEADEFDRSFLTLFPQLAVVTSTDADHLDIYGAHDAVLESFSKFVSQITPGGVLFMKKGLSLAEHTKADVREYALEEGDYHSSNLRIKDASFVFDLVHKAGIIADVKLTVPGFHNVENAVAAGAVALELGVPAEAIRLALNNYRGVRRRFEYVLKTDKAVLIDDYAHHPAEVMAFLSSVKALYPDRELTAIFQPHLFSRTRDFADGFAESLSIADHVLLLDIYPARELPIEGVTSDLILRNVQSKTRKQCNKAELPGVVREMKPSLLVTIGAGDIDQMLPSLKSILEDQ, encoded by the coding sequence ATGACATTAGATCAGTTCAAGTACATTTATTTTCTGGGTATTGGTGGCATTGGTATGAGTGCCCTGGCTCGCTGGTTTGGCGTAAATGGGTATACCGTAGCGGGTTACGATAAAACTCCGTCGGCCCTTACCCAGGCCCTGGAGGCCGAAGGGATGGTGATTCACTTCACCGAAGACGTAGACCAGATACCGGCACCTTTTCGGGAAAACCCGGCCCAGACGCTCGTCATTTACACCCCTGCCGTACCGAAAACCCACGCGGAGTACATATACCTGACCGAGCAGGGATTTGTGTTGCAGAAACGGTCGCAGGTGCTGGGTCTGCTGGCGGGCCAGATGAAAACAGTAGCTATTGCCGGTACCCACGGCAAAACGACGACTTCATCGATGGTCGCGCATATCCTGCGTCATGCGGGTGTAAACTGTGCCGCATTTCTCGGCGGAATTACCAATAATTACGGGACCAACTTTCTACTCAACGAACCGTCCGACGATCTGAAATCGGTGGTTTGTGTGGTTGAAGCAGACGAGTTTGACCGCTCGTTTCTGACGCTGTTTCCCCAACTTGCCGTTGTTACCTCCACCGATGCCGACCACCTCGATATTTACGGTGCTCATGATGCGGTGCTGGAGTCGTTCAGTAAATTTGTGAGCCAGATAACCCCCGGTGGGGTGCTGTTCATGAAAAAAGGCTTGTCGCTGGCCGAGCACACGAAAGCCGACGTTCGGGAGTATGCACTGGAGGAAGGCGATTATCACAGCAGCAACCTCCGCATCAAAGACGCTTCGTTTGTTTTCGACCTGGTGCATAAAGCAGGTATCATTGCTGATGTCAAACTCACTGTACCTGGATTCCATAATGTGGAGAACGCCGTTGCCGCAGGAGCCGTAGCGCTCGAATTAGGCGTGCCGGCCGAGGCAATCCGGTTAGCATTGAACAATTATCGGGGGGTACGCCGGCGTTTCGAGTACGTTCTCAAAACGGATAAAGCAGTGCTGATCGACGACTACGCCCATCACCCGGCCGAAGTGATGGCGTTTCTGTCGTCGGTAAAAGCGCTGTATCCGGACCGGGAGCTGACGGCGATTTTTCAGCCTCACCTCTTCAGCCGGACGCGCGATTTTGCCGATGGCTTCGCCGAGAGTCTTTCCATTGCTGACCACGTGCTGTTGCTGGACATCTATCCGGCGCGGGAATTACCGATCGAAGGTGTGACTTCGGACCTGATTCTGCGTAATGTTCAATCGAAAACCAGGAAACAGTGTAACAAAGCTGAATTGCCGGGCGTTGTCCGTGAAATGAAGCCTTCTTTGCTCGTAACTATTGGTGCCGGTGACATCGATCAGATGCTGCCGTCATTAAAAAGCATATTGGAAGACCAATAG